In the genome of Victivallis lenta, one region contains:
- a CDS encoding carbonic anhydrase has protein sequence MEESIHKLIEGFRSFHNTWFAGDSELFDKLRHGQHPRACVISCSDSRVDPAILLDTDPGDLFVIRNVANLVPPYEPDTRHHGVSAALEYAVTELGIGHLILLGHSDCGGIKALMRRSAEEPAGQFLDPWLDLAEPAKLAVNASMTESPETTRCRACEEASLILGLENLLTFPWVRERTGTGSLTLHAWYFHMPSGQLFRFDRDRNGFFRLDNNLLHPTGDQE, from the coding sequence ATGGAAGAATCCATTCATAAACTGATCGAGGGTTTCCGCAGTTTCCACAACACCTGGTTCGCCGGCGACTCCGAATTGTTCGACAAGCTCCGGCACGGACAGCATCCGCGCGCATGCGTGATCTCCTGTTCCGACTCCCGGGTCGATCCGGCGATTCTGCTCGACACTGACCCGGGCGATCTTTTCGTGATCCGGAACGTGGCGAATCTGGTTCCGCCGTACGAACCGGATACGCGCCACCACGGCGTCAGCGCCGCGCTCGAATATGCGGTTACAGAGCTCGGAATCGGGCACCTGATCCTGCTCGGGCACTCCGACTGCGGCGGCATCAAGGCGCTGATGCGGCGCAGTGCCGAAGAACCGGCCGGGCAGTTTCTCGACCCGTGGCTCGACCTCGCGGAGCCGGCCAAGCTCGCGGTCAACGCCTCGATGACGGAATCGCCGGAAACGACCCGCTGCCGCGCCTGCGAGGAGGCCTCCCTGATTCTCGGGCTCGAGAATCTGCTGACCTTCCCATGGGTCCGCGAACGCACCGGCACCGGCAGCCTCACGCTGCATGCGTGGTATTTTCACATGCCGAGCGGGCAGCTGTTCCGGTTCGACCGCGACCGCAACGGCTTTTTCCGGCTCGACAACAACCTTCTTCACCCAACCGGAGACCAAGAGTGA
- the xseB gene encoding exodeoxyribonuclease VII small subunit has protein sequence MSTESSREELEALPFEQALEKLEALVARMETGKLPLEELMQNFEAGSELAKICRAKLDTLERKIELLTRDDGDRGSWTDFEAEVPSPTRNAPQDDEGMPF, from the coding sequence GTGAGTACTGAATCATCCCGCGAAGAGCTCGAAGCCCTGCCGTTCGAGCAGGCACTTGAAAAACTGGAAGCCCTGGTCGCCAGAATGGAGACCGGCAAACTGCCGCTCGAAGAGCTTATGCAGAATTTCGAAGCCGGCAGTGAACTGGCGAAAATCTGCCGGGCCAAGCTCGATACGCTCGAACGCAAAATCGAGCTGCTGACCCGCGACGACGGCGACCGGGGGAGCTGGACCGACTTCGAAGCCGAAGTCCCCTCCCCGACCCGGAACGCGCCGCAGGACGACGAAGGGATGCCGTTCTGA